From Anopheles coluzzii chromosome 3, AcolN3, whole genome shotgun sequence, the proteins below share one genomic window:
- the LOC120960045 gene encoding uncharacterized protein LOC120960045 isoform X2 — translation MSAEVSAPQWRSLGFNGGTSDGCGSPAAPPPPQQHPEAAGSPPGGTLISNGGTGAGALPDLIPLVGGGRPKSPGEKCINHNNNIVNTTTTTTTEATTPTGGDVDGCAAAAAEEPFHCELAVGLGVESNADRDSGFETPSLDTTTGSGGWGERPADTTPDGATPVQRHAEQQQQQQHYVAHVVVAGECSESKDTKLILRRRMSPGGGGDGCGSPHDATALPSSGETAAHSPSNIKMETGSEPEAATAAPVVVKQEQGVEGTPVQTSTQRAPQQHTAPKRTGYRDDPLPLPLEPKEHRKSNRRRQFTDRIIDTLCLPEIFFNARVRPKPKPKQPAKQANKPAAAGPVPGAAKKRAIPALTVPKRPTAPLRTTSALSNGSETGRPGSAASAAHLVGALERSPSVPCTGATGSASGGNTSTLSTTTTVPRVNPIFLFVKQEDTRIVEVRCEDYDKRNRIRLTRTGPAGSWRAIPRTDPTTSVTFSLLPPRSDGEEHEEEEEEEVDRAAASDSCCGGRASSVSGSASVSASPKYKLATKSGHSRHHHHHHHRKHKKNKKKKRRHVSEGTSDGGRDSRTSGTSCSGTIGRLVATGQRKVTFSVGVKQEQRVATSPNAEQPAEVYHDHERIRRADEEAAAAAAEAAAAEEREREETIAELIRNYHEQQRRQLQELQEKLQASRRSELVAASHHTNISSFSEPSAVPNGGSTTTTTTTDAMVVDVKAEEEDGGTGFCPRLLLGDSGSNSNNNNSSSNNNSSNASNGSSNALGSSIGGSPSHHDATSKCNGGGAGVETVENTSNSHKRRQSELSHKLELLELDDDEDDCGAGGKGAQLVATLDDYEVHDDDDDDVHGSTLAALARTADREWPIALAKKSSEMKARRTSIESQIPTSVIPVQQQQHRCSDAGAQASNDGGPPPLGSLVLSVDDEDDDDDGGTAAAGLRALDELGLNHHHHHHHHQEQHQHIVDDDDDDVQLLGVEGGRSSFGVDHHHHHHHHHHSMHLHHALRFDSSARPSQGSDEIIELVPPDDDDDAHGACVGAGPKDAGEGRPHEHDSHPDDDGGSALAAAIAAAVAAAAAAAAAADAPAASPDRSSTTVVEIDDDEVCVLEQQQQQQQQKKQLTPTPASQGHTAKGTRTRSNDDDDDAATTTTTTTMDAIVIGPDGTTGTLAAAAAGGSEAGKTKSTCIESNAEVHHPPHITISSDSELDDDDPKHALQQQNSDLLEQQQQQQQHHQQQEHNHLHHHHHHHHHQQQQQLHHLSAEFGDLIEGIDELQAASSSGGGVVGAEAAGATGGAAVRGGPAHSGSAADELLHAAAASCGDTTMTGAAELLDSLVEQQRRADATGVAATGGGSSATATKPTTANPIYTIADDYNDDDEDDVLLEPEPVADIISRLGESLSTSPKCLSFNEAGEIEGLTGDLFGGGVGGGVGGGSASGGGSDGGVDDDLLPNPFAPEQTVAASGAMTQQQQQQQSSAVAMGGGGSATTTASTTTTTSSAASSSTTTLEDELSITIKDLTEASEHASSYFASAAAAEASKAAGKEGTDGDRSAGDSGGGNSASSSSVSTSAKELPAEAPIVISPDSCQEELPKDLSCRKRSLSPSPRPVSHSSDAIQSPQPSGLPAVPPSPDLFLQPKSISASSSSSSSTTSSVIEALMSQAAAAVAAVAKGGGRPAAADGVGVSATTTTSTVATSTSGSAAVATTTTSKTGGTVQQKEPLDLGKCRKSASPTVSCSEEAKRLSSSSGGGGSASAADDTSEPKAKRIKTDPEQQQQQQRPNSGAGKTVPTVTTSSAGVSAASLINAMAAGGSSGAAASVTPSSQQSAAAAAAAAAAAYTNLNDSARLVEMLTSGNDPDPLTQLRLLVGNPAWKVPDPLLVPKDRLNAVLASPAREIPLLLTTRPELRLPEAFAFPNILQDPDILVISLQQLETILQTQEELVKLKSKTTLDATAAAAAAAAVATPPPTTPVPSMAAVGKKAHAAAATPTPPSPLETLKQTLTAQAAKQNPMMSSLLASGLAGDIDAATTAAFNQMLWLPYLGQMGQFAPDLLKAMMNLPASASAATVAAAAAAAVGGATGAAGTGANTLADMLPFMGPRFQDFCGLPPATATSPLEYKRQLELAMLQEAMTTANLQQRKQQEAAAQKKAAAAAAAAAAAAHVDRKPVLGPKTLEQQRSVAAVTAAANMFQSQQKKAAAAAAAAAAAAGMINPLAIPQFMTPPTMTHGSGSGGGSGNNSSSSRYGAAGAAGASSRTSAQALLQQQQHHAQQLQQQQQQQSFSPSGFKNMANLMNQAAAAAAASGGRQQHSGSSHRQQLTALQKAKLQQQQHHQQQQQLQHQSSMGAAGMFGSAAANSFFNLPTNFQEFHEQQQQLARKLQKEQLHQQQHQQQQHHHHHQQQQQQQHQLQLQQQHQQQQLLQQQMHHHHQEEQKPRVTCKSLMNLLQPDKQQQQQLHKHAGGGNSGANSSASSKLANLMAIPGMDLYTAQQHEQLQQQMFLQQQQQQQQQQQQHNFLQQQQQQHHLMQSGGGGSGAGGGMHQQPKLKVKPGLHLLDPAAMQRRLLNTDDLAEVGSTTNGLDDTTDLSSPLWHPLFGSAQKGLGPGVGVPPTGTSVGSLSLTGSGSSGGGLSASSGGSISSGSAGGGGAAGAGAGGGGGGGGASSYHSPWQWTTITATGE, via the exons ATGAGTGCCGAGGTTAGTGCACCGCAATGGCGATCGCTCGGATTCAACGGCGGCACATCCGACGGTTGCGGGTCGCCAGCAGCCcccccaccaccacaacaacacccGGAGGCCGCTGGTTCGCCCCCGGGGGGCACCCTCATCAGCAATGGCGGTACGGGGGCAGGCGCCCTTCCTGATCTCATACCGCTTGTCGGTGGCGGGCGACCCAAATCGCCCGGCGAGAAGTGCATCAATCACAATAACAACATAGTcaacacgacgacgacgacgacgacggaggCGACAACACCCACCGGCGGGGATGTCGATGGgtgtgcggcggcggcggcggaggaACCGTTCCACTGTGAGCTGGCCGTCGGGCTGGGTGTGGAATCGAACGCGGACCGTGACTCCGGGTTCGAAACGCCCTCGCTCGATACGACCACCGGCTCGGGCGGGTGGGGCGAGCGGCCGGCGGACACAACGCCGGACGGTGCAACACCGGTGCAACGTCACGcggaacaacagcagcagcagcagcactatgTTGCGCACGTGGTTGTTGCAGGGGAGTGCAGCGAGTCGAAGGACACGAAGCTAATACTGCGCCGCCGGATGTCgcccggtggcggcggtgatGGGTGTGGGTCACCGCACGATGCGACAGCCCTGCCGTCGTCGGGTGAAACTGCGGCCCACAGTCCGTCCAACATCAAGATGGAGACGGGAAGCGAACCGGAAGCGGCAACAGCGGCGCCGGTTGTAGTGAAGCAGGAGCAGGGCGTTGAGGGGACACCAGTTCAAACGTCCACCCAGCGAGCACCACAGCAACATACGGCCCCCAAACGTACCGGCTACCGGGACGATCCGCTGCCGCTTCCGCTCGAGCCAAAAGAGCACCGGAAGTCGAACCGGCGGAGACAGTTCACCGATCGCATCATCGATACGCTCTGCCTGCCGGAAATCTTCTTCAATGCGCGCGTCCGCCCCAAACCGAAGCCGAAGCAGCCGGCCAAGCAGGCGAACAAACCGGCGGCCGCTGGACCGGTGCCGGGAGCGGCGAAAAAACGTGCCATCCCTGCGCTGACGGTGCCGAAGCGGCCAACGGCACCGCTCCGCACCACGTCGGCCCTGTCGAACGGCAGCGAGACGGGCAGACCAGGTTCGGCCGCATCGGCGGCCCACCTTGTCGGTGCCCTCGAGCGTTCCCCCAGCGTACCGTGCACTGGGGCGACGGGCAGCGCAAGCGGTGGCAACACTTCCACCctgtccaccaccaccacagttCCTAGGGTAAATCCAATCTTTCTGTTCGTGAAGCAGGAGGACACGCGCATCGTGGAGGTCCGGTGCGAGGACTACGACAAGCGCAACCGTATACGATTGACGCGGACTGGGCCGGCGGGCAGCTGGCGGGCGATACCGCGCACCGACCCGACCACGTCCGTCACGTTCTCCCTGCTGCCACCCCGCAGCGATGGGGAGGAAcacgaagaggaggaggaggaggaggtggaccGTGCGGCAGCGAGCGACAGTTGCTGCGGAGGGCGGGCGTCCAGCGTGTCCGGGTCCGCTTCCGTCTCCGCGTCACCAAAGTACAAACTTGCGACGAAATCCGGACACAGCaggcaccaccatcaccaccaccatcgcaagcataagaagaacaagaagaagaagcggcGCCACGTGTCGGAGGGCACGTCGGACGGTGGCCGCGACAGTCGCACGAGCGGTACGAGCTGCAGCGGCACGATCGGCCGGCTGGTGGCGACCGGCCAGCGCAAGGTGACGTTCAGCGTCGGCGTGAAGCAGGAGCAGCGGGTGGCCACCTCCCCGAACGCGGAGCAGCCGGCGGAGGTGTACCACGACCACGAGCGGATACGACGGGCGGACGAggaagcggcggcggcggcggcggaggcaGCGGCCGCCGAGGAGCGCGAGCGGGAGGAAACGATAGCGGAGCTGATCCGGAACTATCACGAGCAGCAGCGCCGGCAGCTCCAGGAGCTGCAGGAGAAGCTGCAGGCCAGCCGGCGCAGCGAGCTGGTGGCCGCCAGTCATCACACCAATATCAGTAGTTTTAGCGAACCGAGCGCGGTACCGAATGGtggcagcaccaccaccaccaccaccaccgacgcgATGGTGGTGGACGTGAAGGCGGAGGAAGAGGACGGTGGAACCGGCTTCTGCCCGCGGCTGTTGCTGGGAGACAGCGGTAgcaatagtaataataataacagtaGTAGTAACAATAATAGTAGTAACGCTAGTAACGGTAGCAGTAACGCCCTCGGTAGTAGTATTGGTGGCAGCCCGAGCCACCACGACGCCACCAGCAAGTGCAATGGCGGCGGAGCAGGAGTCGAGACGGTCGAGAACACAAGCAATAGCCATAAACGGCGGCAGTCCGAGCTGTCCCACAAGCTggagctgctcgagctggacgacgacgaggacgattGTGGAGCGGGCGGCAAGGGTGCCCAGTTGGTAGCCACGCTCGATGACTACGAAgtgcacgacgacgacgacgacgacgtgcaTGGGTCCACGCTGGCAGCGCTGGCACGGACCGCCGATCGGGAGTGGCCGATTGCGCTCGCGAAGAAGTCGTCGGAGATGAAGGCCCGCCGAACGAGCATCGAGTCACAGATACCAACAAGCGTCATcccggtgcagcagcagcagcatcggtgCAGTGACGCTGGTGCGCAGGCGTCCAACGACGGTGGACCGCCGCCACTCGGCAGCCTGGTGCTGAGCgtggacgacgaggacgacgacgacgatggggGCACGGCCGCGGCGGGTCTGCGTGCACTGGATGAACTTGGGCtgaatcatcatcaccatcatcatcatcatcaggagcagcaccaacacatcgttgacgacgacgacgacgatgtgCAACTGCTCGGCGTGGAAGGCGGTCGGTCTAGCTTCGGCGTggaccatcaccaccatcaccaccaccaccatcacagtATGCACCTGCATCATGCGCTTCGCTTCGATTCGTCGGCAAGACCGTCGCAAGGTTCGGACGAGATCATCGAGCTGGTACcgcccgacgacgacgacgacgcacaCGGTGCTTGTGTTGGTGCCGGCCCCAAGGATGCTGGGGAAGGACGACCGCACGAGCACGACAGCCACCCGgacgatgatggtggtagtgCGCTGGCCGCTGCGATAGCggcagcggtggcggcggcggcagcagcagccgctgcaGCCGATGCACCAGCGGCGTCACCCGACCGCTCCTCCACCACCGTCGTCGAGATAGACGACGACGAAGTGTGCGttctcgagcagcagcagcagcagcagcagcagaagaagcagctaacaccaacaccagcatCGCAAGGACACACGGCGAAAGGAACCCGAACCCGGAgtaacgacgacgacgacgatgctgCCACTAccacgacaacgacgacgatggacGCCATCGTCATCGGCCCGGACGGTACTACAG GGAcgctggcggcggcggcagcaggcGGCAGTGAAGCAGGCAAGACGAAATCGACTTGCATCGAGAGCAACGCGGAAGTGCATCATCCACCGCACATCACCATCAGTAGTGATAGTGAGCTCGACGATGACGATCCGAAGCacgcgctgcagcagcagaactCGGATCTTctggagcaacagcagcagcagcaacaacaccatcaGCAACAAGAACACAACCAtttgcaccatcatcatcatcatcatcatcatcaacaacaacaacagctgcaTCATCTGAGTGCGGAGTTTGGCGACCTGATCGAAGGCATCGACGAGCTGCAGGCGGCTAGTAGTAGTGGAGGAGGAGTAGTGGGAGCTGAAGCAGCAGGTGCAACAGGAGGAGCAGCAGTGCGGGGAGGACCGGCACACAGCGGGTCGGCGGCGGACGAGCTGCTGCATGCGGCGGCGGCCAGCTGCGGCGACACTACGATGACCGGGGCCGCCGAACTGCTCGACTCGCTGGTGGAGCAACAGCGCCGCGCGGACGCCACCGGTGTGGCGGCGACCGGGGGCGGCTCCTCCGCCACCGCGACCAAGCCGACCACCGCCAACCCGATCTACACGATCGCGGACGActacaacgacgacgacgaggacgacgtgCTGCTGGAGCCGGAACCGGTCGCGGACATCATTTCGCGGCTGGGCGAATCGCTCAGCACCTCGCCGAAGTGTTTGTCGTTCAATGAGGCGGGCGAAATCGAGGGCCTCACCGGCGACCTGTTCGGCGGTGGGgtaggtggtggtgttgggggTGGCAGTGCTAGCGGCGGTGGTAGTGATGGCGGCGTGGATGACGATCTGCTGCCGAACCCGTTCGCACCCGAGCAGACGGTAGCAGCGTCCGGTGCGatgacgcagcagcagcagcagcaacagtccaGCGCGGTGGCAATGGGAGGTGGCGGAAGTGCTACGACGACGgcgtccaccaccaccaccacctcgtCGGCGGCGTCCTCCTCCACGACCACGCTGGAGGACGAGCTGTCCATCACGATAAAGGATCTGACGGAGGCGAGCGAGCACGCGAGTTCCTACTTTGCaagtgcggcggcggcggaggcaAGCAAGGCCGCCGGGAAGGAAGGTACCGATGGTGACCGAAGTGCCGGCGACAGCGGTGGTGGTAACAGTGCATCATCGTCCTCGGTGAGCACCTCGGCGAAGGAGCTGCCGGCCGAGGCGCCGATCGTGATATCGCCCGACTCGTGCCAGGAGGAGCTGCCGAAGGATCTGAGCTGCCGCAAGCGCAGCCTGTCGCCCTCGCCCCGGCCCGTGTCGCACAGCTCCGATGCGATACAGTCGCCGCAGCCGAGCGGGCTGCCCGCGGTACCACCGTCGCCGGATCTGTTCCTGCAGCCGAAATCCATCTCCGCgtccagctcgagcagcagctcaaCGACGTCGAGCGTGATCGAGGCGCTGATGTCGCAGGCGGCCGCAGCAGTGGCGGCCGTCGCGAAAGGTGGCGGCCGGCCCGCCGCTGCTGACGGGGTGGGTGTttcggcgacgacgacgacgagcacGGTGGCCACCAGTACGAGCGGTAGCGCCGCGgtagcgacgacgacgacctcCAAAACGGGCGGCACGGTGCAGCAGAAGGAACCGCTCGATCTGGGCAAGTGTCGCAAGTCGGCCAGCCCGACGGTCAGCTGCTCGGAGGAGGCGAAGCGGCTCTCATCGTCcagcggtggcggtggcagtgCCAGTGCTGCCGACGACACGAGCGAACCGAAAGCGAAACGCATCAAAACGGAccccgaacagcagcagcagcagcaaaggccAAACAGTGGTGCTGGTAAGACGGTGCCGACTGTCACGACGTCCAGTGCGGGCGTGAGTGCCGCCTCCCTGATCAACGCGATGGCGGCCGGTGGAAGTAGCGGCGCAGCCGCCTCAGTGACACCCTCCAGCCAGCAGagtgcggcggcggctgcagcggccgctgccgccgcctaCACGAATCTCAACGACTCGGCCCGCCTGGTGGAGATGCTCACCTCCGGCAACGATCCGGACCCGCTCACCCAGCTCCGCCTGCTCGTGGGCAATCCGGCCTGGAAGGTGCCGGACCCGCTGCTCGTGCCAAAGGATCGGCTGAACGCGGTGCTGGCGTCACCGGCCCGCGAAATCCCCCTGCTGCTAACGACGCGGCCCGAGCTGCGGCTGCCGGAAGCGTTCGCCTTTCCCAACATACTGCAGGATCCGGACATACTGGTGATCtcgctgcagcagctcgaaACGATCCTGCAGACGCAGGAAGAGCTGGTGAAGCTCAAATCGAAGACGACGCTCGATgcgacggcggcggcagcagcagcagcagcggtcgCCACGCCGCCTCCCACCACGCCCGTGCCATCGATGGCGGCCGTCGGCAAGAAGGCGCACGCCGCGGCCGCCACCCCGACACCGCCCAGCCCGCTCGAGACGCTGAAGCAAACGCTGACGGCGCAGGCGGCGAAACAGAACCCGATGATGAGCTCGCTGCTCGCCTCCGGGCTGGCCGGGGACATTGACGCGGCAACGACGGCCGCCTTCAACCAGATGCTCTGGCTGCCCTACCTCGGCCAGATGGGCCAGTTCGCGCCGGACCTGCTGAAGGCGATGATGAACCTGCCGGCCTCGGCGTCCGCTGccacggtggcggcggcggcagctgcCGCCGTCGGTGGAGCGACGGGCGCCGCCGGCACCGGCGCAAACACGCTGGCCGACATGCTACCGTTTATGGGCCCGCGGTTTCAGGACTTTTGCGGGTTGCCGCCCGCCACGGCGACCAGCCCGCTCGAGTACAAGCGGCAGCTCGAGCTGGCCATGCTGCAGGAAGCGATGACGACGGCCAACCTGCAGCAGCGCAAGCAGCAGGAAGCGGCGGCCCAGAAGaaggcagcggcggcagcggccgccgcTGCGGCTGCCGCCCACGTCGACCGCAAACCCGTCCTTGGGCCGAAAACGCTCGAGCAGCAGCGCTCGGTGGCGGCAGTAACGGCCGCCGCCAACATGTTCCAGAGCCAGCAGAAGaaggcggcagcggcggcggctgccgctgccgcaGCGGCCGGTATGATCAACCCCCTCGCGATACCTCAGTTCATGACGCCGCCCACGATGACGCACGGAagtggcagtggtggtggtagcggcaacaatagcagcagcagtcggtACGGTGCAGCTGGCGCGGCTGGTGCTAGCTCGCGAACATCCGCTCAAGcgttgctgcagcagcagcaacaccatgcgcaacagctccagcagcagcagcagcagcaatcgttCAGTCCGAGTGGGTTTAAAAATATGGCCAACCTTATGAACCAGGCGGctgcagcggcggcagcgtcCGGTGGACGGCAGCAGCACTCGGGAAGCTCGCACCGGCAACAGCTTACCGCGTTGCAGAAAGCGAaactgcaacagcagcaacaccatcagcagcagcagcagcttcagcaccAAAGCAGTATGGGTGCGGCCGGTATGTTCGGTTCGGCGGCGGCCAATTCGTTCTTCAATCTTCCCACCAACTTCCAAGAGTtccacgagcagcagcaacagctcgcCCGGAAGCTCCAGAAAGAGcagctccaccagcagcagcatcagcagcagcaacatcatcatcatcaccagcagcagcaacaacagcagcatcagcttcagctacaacagcagcatcagcagcaacaactcCTCCAGCAACAGatgcaccatcatcaccaggAAGAGCAAAAACCAAGGGTAACGTGCAAATCGCTGATGAACTTGCTGCAGCCggacaagcagcagcagcagcagctgcacaaGCATGCCGGCGGGGGCAATAGTGGTGCGAACAGTAGTGCTTCCAGCAAACTGGCCAACCTGATGGCCATCCCGGGGATGGATCTGTACACTGCGCAACAGCACGAACAGCTTCAGCAACAAATGTTcctacagcagcaacagcagcagcaacagcaacagcagcagcacaacttcctccagcagcaacagcagcagcatcatttaATGCAGTCAGGCGGCGGTGGAAGTGGTGCGGGCGGTGGTATGCATCAGCAGCCCAAGCTAAAGGTGAAGCCCGGTCTGCATCTGCTCGATCCGGCCGCCATGCAGAGACGGTTGCTGAATACGGACGATCTGGCGGAGGTCGGCAGCACCACGAACGGGCTCGACGATACGACGGATCTGTCCTCGCCGCTCTGGCATCCTCTGTTTGGCAG